One window of Perca flavescens isolate YP-PL-M2 chromosome 15, PFLA_1.0, whole genome shotgun sequence genomic DNA carries:
- the LOC114570205 gene encoding immunoglobulin lambda-1 light chain, giving the protein MISHLIICTVCLLCTAGVGCTKGVQQTPGLLVQRGQSAQMDCSHTLPGAFYNMYWFQQLPGQSMELIVHTVPYKKPDFGNFSQDKYSASKTAIESGSFTVKNVKPDDNGVYLCGVSAHTASNPAYFGSGTKLTVLDSNRTITPPKVRVLQPNECQTKKDNKHKKTLVCVASHFYPDHVSVFWQINGVNVTRGVATDNAALWGGEHYSISSRLTVPLSDWLTPSKTFTCTVSFFNGNDTVPRSDWVRGVKVPAAPSRGKYLSITHTAKLFYATLIAKSSVFGVFVAFLVWRLQGSSGKTEGLRAEGQKD; this is encoded by the exons ATGATCTCTCATCTCATCATCTGCACGGTTTGTCTGCTCTGTACTGCAG GTGTGGGCTGTACTAAGGGAGTCCAACAGACTCCAGGTTTACTGGTGCAGAGGGGTCAGTCTGCTCAGATGGACTGTAGTCACACCCTGCCGGGCGCCTTCTATAACATGTACTGGTTCCAGCAGTTACCAGGGCAGAGTATGGAGCTCATTGTCCACACGGTGCCATACAAGAAGCCCGACTTTGGGAACTTTAGCCAGGACAAATATTCAGCCAGCAAGACGGCGATTGAGAGTGGATCTTTCACGGTGAAAAATGTGAAACCAGATGACAATGGAGTGTATCTCTGTGGTGTCAGTGCACACACAGC CTCCAACCCTGCTTACTTTGGTAGTGGCACCAAACTGACTGTCTTag ACTCAAACCGTACTATCACCCCGCCAAAAGTGAGAGTGCTTCAGCCAAACGAGTGTCAAACCAAGAAAGACAACAAACACAAGAAGACCTTGGTGTGTGTGGCGTCCCATTTCTACCCGGACCATGTGAGTGTCTTCTGGCAGATCAACGGGGTAAATGTCACACGTGGCGTGGCGACCGACAATGCTGCCCTGTGGGGAGGGGAACATtacagcatcagcagcaggctGACGGTCCCGCTCAGTGATTGGCTCACACCGAGCAAGACGTTCACCTGCACCGTCAGCTTCTTCAACGGGAATGATACTGTGCCCCGTTCCGATTGGGTTCGAGGCGTTAAAG TACCAGCAGCACCATCAAGAG GGAAGTATTTGAGCATCACGCACACTGCCAAGCTGTTCTACGCCACTTTGATCGCCAAGAGCAGCGTCTTCGGAGTCTTCGTTGCGTTTCTGGTGTGGAGGCTTCAG GGCTCCTCTGGGAAAACAGAAGGACTGAGAGCTGAAGGACAGAAGGACTGA